In Haladaptatus sp. QDMS2, a single window of DNA contains:
- a CDS encoding aspartate/glutamate racemase family protein, with translation MNDPTTHGDRLKLGVVVPSSNTTVEPEFAYWTPADVSVHAARMPLVDVTVEGLDAMADDAVAAAERLADAEVDAIAYACTTGSLVHGHGFDADLEARLSEAAGVPAVATALSVRRVLDALDVSRIAVATPYIAELNDRERDYLDEAGFDVRHLDGRGIERNTDIGRLTPADAREQASAALEVAPDAEALFISCTNYATLSVIDELGAGGVPVFSSNLATLWDLARVSGLAIDGLPGGLPAPDAR, from the coding sequence ATGAATGACCCCACGACCCACGGCGACCGCCTGAAACTCGGCGTCGTCGTCCCATCCTCGAACACGACGGTCGAACCGGAGTTCGCCTACTGGACGCCCGCGGACGTGTCGGTCCACGCGGCCAGAATGCCGCTCGTTGACGTGACCGTCGAGGGGCTGGATGCGATGGCCGACGACGCCGTCGCCGCAGCCGAGCGACTGGCTGACGCCGAAGTCGACGCCATCGCCTACGCCTGCACGACGGGGAGTCTCGTCCACGGCCACGGCTTCGACGCGGACTTAGAAGCGCGACTCAGCGAGGCCGCAGGCGTGCCTGCCGTTGCGACGGCGCTCTCGGTGCGCCGCGTGCTCGACGCACTCGACGTGTCGCGAATTGCGGTTGCCACGCCGTACATCGCGGAGCTGAACGACCGAGAACGCGACTATCTCGACGAAGCCGGATTCGACGTGCGCCACCTCGACGGCCGGGGAATCGAGCGCAACACCGACATCGGGAGACTCACCCCGGCAGACGCCCGCGAGCAGGCGTCGGCGGCGCTCGAAGTGGCCCCGGACGCAGAGGCGCTGTTCATCTCGTGTACGAACTACGCGACGCTCTCGGTCATCGACGAACTCGGAGCAGGCGGCGTCCCCGTCTTCTCCAGCAATCTCGCGACGCTCTGGGACCTCGCCCGCGTTTCCGGCCTCGCCATCGACGGGTTGCCCGGTGGGCTTCCGGCTCCAGACGCTCGGTAA
- a CDS encoding ATPase domain-containing protein translates to MSVRTPERISTGIGGLDEVLNGGLLKNRSYLVRGDPGAGKTILGIHFLKAGTAQGETALYVNLEEPTADIKTNAATLGVDLADVEFLDLSPDSEMFARNQSYDIFAPSEVEQESLTEAVTSRVEALEPDRVFIDPISRLRHLTPDEHQFRQQVISFMQYLREAGATVVFTSQNTREIPDDDLQFMSDGTIEIETGEAGRNVNVPKFRGSNVQSGSHSMRIRDDGIEVYPKLRPNQYKREFPSESVPSGIPAMDQMLNGGIERGTITVISGPTGAGKTTAGTQFMKEAAGRGERSVVYMFEETVDTFLKRSQKINIPVREMLEQDSLYVNEIEALDYSAGEFASMVRSEVEEYDTQIVMIDGIDGYKLSLQGDETDLVRELHSLCRYLKNMGVTVILVEEIGTVTGEFTATEVGISYLADNIIFLRHLELQAEMRKVIGVLKKRTSDFERMLREFKITEHGLKVGEPLTNLSGILSNTPTVKLDENED, encoded by the coding sequence ATGAGTGTACGCACGCCGGAGCGAATCTCCACAGGAATCGGCGGACTCGACGAGGTACTAAACGGCGGCTTGCTGAAAAATCGTAGCTACCTGGTCCGTGGCGACCCTGGGGCCGGCAAGACCATTCTCGGCATCCACTTTCTGAAGGCGGGAACCGCACAGGGAGAGACCGCCCTGTACGTGAACTTAGAGGAGCCAACGGCGGACATCAAGACGAACGCGGCGACGCTCGGCGTCGATTTAGCCGACGTCGAGTTTCTCGACCTGAGCCCCGATTCGGAGATGTTCGCCCGCAACCAGTCGTACGACATCTTCGCCCCGAGCGAAGTCGAACAAGAATCACTCACTGAGGCCGTAACGAGTCGCGTCGAAGCCCTCGAACCCGACCGCGTGTTCATCGACCCCATCTCGCGGTTGCGCCACCTCACCCCCGACGAACACCAGTTTCGCCAGCAGGTCATCTCGTTCATGCAGTACCTCCGCGAGGCGGGCGCAACTGTCGTGTTCACCTCACAGAACACCCGCGAGATTCCCGACGACGACCTCCAGTTCATGAGCGACGGCACCATCGAAATCGAGACCGGGGAGGCCGGACGCAACGTAAACGTCCCCAAGTTCCGCGGGTCGAACGTTCAGAGCGGTTCTCACTCGATGCGCATCCGCGACGACGGCATCGAAGTGTACCCGAAACTGCGCCCGAACCAGTATAAACGCGAGTTCCCGTCAGAATCGGTCCCATCCGGTATCCCGGCGATGGACCAGATGCTAAACGGCGGCATCGAGCGTGGAACGATTACCGTCATCAGCGGGCCAACCGGGGCGGGCAAGACGACGGCCGGAACGCAGTTCATGAAGGAAGCAGCGGGCCGGGGTGAGCGCTCCGTGGTCTACATGTTCGAGGAAACGGTCGACACGTTCCTCAAACGCAGTCAGAAAATCAACATCCCCGTCCGCGAGATGCTCGAACAGGACTCGCTGTACGTCAACGAAATCGAGGCACTCGATTACTCCGCTGGGGAATTTGCGAGCATGGTGCGCAGCGAAGTCGAAGAGTACGACACGCAAATCGTGATGATAGACGGCATCGACGGCTACAAACTCTCGTTGCAGGGCGACGAGACGGACCTCGTCCGCGAACTCCACTCGCTGTGTCGCTACCTTAAGAACATGGGCGTCACCGTCATCCTCGTCGAGGAGATCGGCACGGTAACCGGCGAGTTTACCGCAACGGAAGTCGGCATCAGCTACCTCGCGGACAACATCATTTTCCTGCGCCACCTCGAACTGCAAGCCGAGATGCGCAAGGTCATCGGCGTGCTCAAAAAGCGCACGAGCGACTTCGAGCGGATGCTCCGGGAGTTCAAGATTACCGAACACGGACTGAAGGTGGGCGAGCCGCTCACGAACCTGAGCGGCATCCTGAGCAACACACCGACGGTCAAACTCGACGAGAACGAAGACTAG
- a CDS encoding DUF2178 domain-containing protein: protein MTQTQTHRSPLAKQRLYRRLMVGFVIAGTVLGVALRELLNYPLVGEVVYWGGIVAFLAVWRGSSVTLFDERDKALERRASHLTITLFAVVLVLGASAARIATYTDLYTFPAGFWTVLWGYVAVFVTYAVVYGWLRYVR from the coding sequence ATGACACAAACACAAACTCATCGCTCCCCACTCGCGAAACAACGCCTGTACCGCCGCCTGATGGTCGGATTCGTCATCGCTGGCACCGTCCTCGGCGTTGCCCTCAGAGAACTCCTCAACTACCCGCTGGTCGGCGAAGTGGTGTACTGGGGCGGCATCGTCGCCTTCCTCGCTGTCTGGCGTGGCTCCTCGGTCACGCTCTTCGACGAGCGAGACAAGGCGCTCGAACGACGGGCCAGCCACCTCACGATTACGCTGTTCGCGGTGGTGCTCGTCCTCGGCGCGTCCGCCGCCCGCATTGCCACGTACACCGACCTCTATACGTTTCCCGCCGGCTTCTGGACGGTCCTCTGGGGGTACGTCGCGGTGTTCGTCACCTACGCCGTCGTCTACGGCTGGCTGCGCTACGTGCGATGA
- a CDS encoding MarR family transcriptional regulator, translated as MTTDTLDDSKLDEASNVLVLAPLTPTGNGAFRELVTAMSTTSETNLAAITYTQPPESWLEDWQTHIGSLPASLSFIHANGAAVTHEPETVPPHLEATSILKVNPREPMDIIAPLTKCLIQWQTTDRQSVVSVQTLSILLEYVDFDTAFRYLHVLTHRVKLYATGFYQMDPDLHDAKTVYTLKTLFDAVVELDADGWHVTKTYTSQPEDNSTAETDGLLSAISGVIDRLSAFGGGRETPETPATPPEPTPQASASSEFTSDADRICELLSTYGGRMKQADVISETSWSKATVSRKLSKMELDGIISRVRVGRENVVFLAGYEPAPVETVR; from the coding sequence ATGACGACAGATACCCTCGACGACTCGAAGCTCGATGAAGCTTCGAATGTGCTCGTGCTCGCCCCCCTCACCCCAACTGGCAACGGTGCCTTCCGCGAGTTAGTGACGGCAATGAGCACGACTTCGGAGACGAACCTGGCGGCGATAACCTACACCCAACCGCCGGAATCGTGGCTCGAAGATTGGCAAACACACATCGGTTCGCTCCCCGCTTCCCTCTCGTTCATTCACGCGAATGGAGCAGCGGTCACCCACGAACCGGAAACCGTTCCGCCCCACCTCGAAGCCACCTCGATACTGAAGGTCAATCCGCGCGAACCGATGGACATCATCGCGCCGTTGACCAAATGTTTGATACAGTGGCAGACGACCGACCGCCAGTCGGTGGTGTCGGTCCAGACGCTCAGCATCCTCCTCGAATACGTCGATTTCGACACCGCGTTTCGCTATCTCCACGTTTTGACCCACCGAGTGAAACTCTACGCAACCGGATTCTACCAGATGGACCCCGACCTCCACGACGCGAAGACGGTGTACACGCTGAAGACGCTGTTCGACGCCGTCGTAGAACTCGACGCAGACGGCTGGCACGTCACGAAGACGTACACAAGCCAGCCAGAAGACAATTCGACCGCCGAGACCGACGGCCTGCTCAGCGCGATAAGCGGCGTCATCGACCGACTCTCCGCATTCGGTGGGGGCCGTGAGACGCCGGAAACGCCGGCCACGCCACCCGAGCCAACACCGCAAGCCAGCGCCTCCTCCGAGTTCACGAGCGACGCAGACCGTATCTGTGAACTGCTCTCTACGTACGGCGGGCGCATGAAGCAAGCCGATGTCATCTCCGAAACGTCGTGGTCGAAGGCCACCGTGAGTCGAAAACTCTCGAAAATGGAACTCGATGGCATCATCTCCCGCGTTCGCGTGGGCAGAGAGAACGTCGTGTTCCTCGCGGGATACGAACCGGCACCCGTCGAGACGGTGCGGTGA
- a CDS encoding ribonuclease H-like domain-containing protein, which translates to MQTGQGARLLAVRCDAVAELASDALGDLVAHFDPDLVYVVRERADMRTVSRLKRASDCSVIHADGLRGIRTETVSGVSLAFVNSTALIADAATRGSIPRDTDYVICDGLEPRIDAVTLAASLDGLADVTRFQASTDGQTTFLTGAFEASYDHVWEATVEGEAVRLPVRGLAPLRRSGHPELACLTFDGVGNIAVTSAPADRFGLQALSNVGSTTALRLKKAGYETREAVAEASEADLRAIHGIGESTARTIRQSARALAEGCVVRQTDEPIPAATYSPLFVDIETDGLSPTIIWLVGVYDPARDEYVDFVDTAPSHDDPGKATREFVEWLAAEYDRPSLVTWNGHNFDFKHLNSFIAHHAPEFAEFWRESVFEYDLYDWAIRQGNAVLPGRTNRLEAVAAALGLERGAQAASLDGKSLARAVGRALQSPDLASELDWEAARAYCEADVRELAAVYEAIAAATPGRERADAPTDDSTTQTGLTDF; encoded by the coding sequence ATGCAAACGGGGCAGGGCGCACGACTGCTCGCAGTTCGGTGTGACGCCGTCGCGGAGCTCGCGAGCGACGCCCTCGGTGACCTCGTCGCCCACTTCGACCCGGACCTCGTCTACGTCGTCCGTGAACGAGCTGACATGCGCACCGTGAGCCGACTCAAGCGCGCGAGTGACTGCTCAGTCATCCACGCCGACGGCCTGCGTGGCATCCGCACCGAGACAGTTAGCGGCGTGTCCCTCGCGTTCGTGAATTCGACGGCCCTCATCGCAGACGCCGCGACCCGGGGGAGCATTCCGAGGGACACAGACTACGTCATCTGCGACGGCCTCGAACCCCGGATCGACGCCGTCACGTTGGCGGCCAGCCTCGACGGTCTCGCGGACGTCACCCGCTTTCAGGCGTCTACAGACGGACAGACGACGTTTCTTACCGGCGCGTTCGAGGCGAGTTACGACCACGTGTGGGAGGCGACCGTCGAGGGCGAGGCGGTTCGCCTGCCGGTCCGCGGACTCGCGCCGCTTCGTCGGTCCGGCCACCCTGAACTCGCCTGTCTCACGTTCGACGGAGTGGGAAACATTGCGGTCACCTCGGCCCCGGCAGACCGATTCGGCCTGCAAGCGCTCTCGAACGTTGGGTCGACAACCGCGTTGCGGCTGAAGAAAGCTGGCTACGAAACCCGAGAGGCGGTTGCGGAGGCCAGCGAAGCGGACCTGCGGGCCATCCACGGCATCGGCGAGTCGACCGCCCGGACGATTCGACAGAGTGCCCGCGCGCTGGCCGAGGGGTGCGTCGTCCGCCAGACCGACGAACCAATTCCCGCAGCGACGTACTCGCCGCTGTTCGTGGACATCGAAACCGACGGCTTGAGTCCGACCATCATCTGGCTCGTCGGCGTGTACGACCCCGCCCGGGACGAATACGTGGACTTCGTGGACACCGCACCGTCCCACGACGACCCGGGCAAGGCGACCCGCGAGTTCGTCGAGTGGCTGGCCGCCGAATACGACCGCCCCTCACTCGTGACGTGGAACGGCCACAATTTCGACTTCAAGCACCTGAACAGCTTCATCGCCCATCACGCCCCCGAGTTCGCCGAGTTTTGGCGCGAGTCGGTGTTCGAATACGACCTCTACGACTGGGCGATTCGGCAGGGCAATGCCGTCCTCCCCGGCCGCACGAACCGCCTCGAAGCCGTGGCCGCCGCGCTCGGCCTCGAACGGGGCGCACAGGCCGCGTCGCTCGACGGAAAATCCCTCGCCCGTGCAGTCGGCCGGGCGCTCCAGTCGCCAGACCTCGCAAGCGAACTCGACTGGGAGGCCGCCCGCGCCTACTGCGAGGCAGACGTGCGCGAACTCGCCGCCGTGTACGAGGCAATCGCCGCGGCGACACCCGGCCGAGAACGCGCAGACGCACCAACCGACGATTCGACGACGCAGACCGGCCTCACGGACTTCTAA
- a CDS encoding hydantoinase B/oxoprolinase family protein, which translates to MTNNAVPSNDGADIDAVTLEILRNQLESVAEEMGQVLITGSYSPNIKERQDCSTALFDAKGRMIAQAEHIPVHLGAMPEAVDAVLERDPQPGDVFILNDPFDGGTHLPDVTLVSPLAPRGEVVGYAVSRAHHADVGGMTPGSMPAGAREVYQEGLRLPPTRLVSGGEVNEDVMGLILANVRTPDERRADLRAQIAANDRAEERLGDLLTEHGDLVLGAFDAVIDYSRDRIAAEIRDLPDGTYAARDVLEGDGVLEHQSDVDPETVEIPIETTVTVDGDEIIVDFEGTAAQVPGNLNAPLAVAKSAVYFVVRCVTDPEIPPNQGCYDPVTLNVPDGSVLNPNLPAAVVGGNVETSQRVTDVVLAAFAEAVPDRVPAGGQGTMNNLIIGSRTGSFTYYETIGGGFGARPTKDGMDGVQVGMTNTLNTPVEALETAYPLHVERYGLRAGSGGDGRFRGGLGLERSVTIQEDATVSLLTERRRIPPKGLAGGKDGAVGRNLIDGEPVAAKTSVDVDAGTTVTVLTPGGGGHGNPDDRDPALREQDRLDEKADGDE; encoded by the coding sequence CTCCCCGAACATCAAGGAGCGCCAGGACTGCTCGACCGCGCTCTTCGACGCCAAAGGCCGAATGATTGCGCAGGCAGAGCACATCCCGGTCCACCTCGGCGCGATGCCCGAAGCCGTCGACGCCGTGCTGGAACGCGACCCCCAGCCTGGCGACGTGTTCATCCTCAACGACCCGTTCGACGGCGGGACGCACCTGCCGGACGTGACGCTCGTCTCGCCGCTCGCGCCCCGCGGTGAAGTCGTCGGATACGCTGTCTCACGCGCCCACCACGCCGACGTGGGTGGGATGACGCCGGGCAGCATGCCTGCCGGCGCGCGCGAAGTGTACCAAGAAGGGCTCAGACTTCCCCCAACCCGACTCGTGTCAGGCGGCGAGGTCAACGAGGACGTGATGGGGCTCATCCTCGCGAACGTCAGAACGCCGGACGAACGTCGGGCGGACCTCCGTGCGCAGATTGCCGCCAACGACCGCGCCGAGGAGCGCCTCGGCGACCTGCTCACCGAACACGGCGACCTCGTGCTCGGGGCGTTCGACGCCGTTATCGACTACTCGCGCGACCGCATCGCCGCCGAGATTCGCGACCTGCCGGACGGGACGTACGCCGCCCGCGACGTACTCGAAGGTGACGGCGTCCTCGAACACCAGTCGGACGTGGATCCGGAAACGGTCGAAATCCCAATCGAGACGACGGTCACCGTCGACGGCGACGAGATTATCGTCGATTTCGAGGGGACGGCAGCCCAGGTGCCGGGCAATCTGAACGCGCCGCTCGCGGTCGCGAAGTCAGCGGTCTACTTCGTGGTTCGCTGCGTGACCGATCCCGAGATTCCGCCGAATCAGGGCTGTTACGACCCGGTCACGCTCAACGTACCCGACGGCTCGGTGCTGAATCCGAACCTACCGGCGGCCGTCGTCGGCGGGAACGTCGAGACCAGCCAGCGCGTGACCGACGTCGTCCTCGCCGCGTTCGCGGAGGCTGTCCCAGACCGCGTGCCAGCGGGCGGGCAGGGGACGATGAACAACCTCATCATCGGCAGTCGCACGGGGTCGTTCACCTACTACGAGACCATCGGCGGCGGATTCGGTGCCCGCCCGACCAAAGACGGGATGGACGGCGTGCAGGTCGGCATGACCAACACGCTCAACACACCCGTCGAAGCGCTGGAGACGGCCTACCCGCTCCACGTCGAACGCTACGGACTTCGCGCAGGAAGCGGCGGCGACGGCCGGTTCCGCGGGGGACTCGGCCTCGAGCGCTCGGTCACCATTCAAGAAGACGCCACCGTCTCGCTGCTGACCGAGCGTCGGCGCATCCCGCCGAAGGGGCTCGCCGGCGGCAAAGACGGCGCGGTCGGCCGCAACCTCATCGACGGCGAACCCGTCGCCGCGAAGACCTCGGTCGACGTGGACGCCGGAACGACCGTCACCGTTCTCACACCGGGCGGCGGGGGCCACGGGAACCCGGACGACCGGGACCCGGCACTCCGCGAACAGGACCGCCTCGACGAGAAGGCGGACGGAGACGAATGA
- a CDS encoding helix-turn-helix transcriptional regulator, with amino-acid sequence MKNDVRRRREAAGLSQADLAAAVGVTRQTINAIERRRYDPSLVLAFNLAAYFDCAVEDLFDPELDGEK; translated from the coding sequence ATGAAGAACGACGTTCGCAGGCGACGCGAGGCAGCAGGTTTGAGCCAGGCCGACCTCGCGGCCGCCGTCGGCGTCACCCGCCAGACCATCAACGCCATCGAGCGACGTCGATACGACCCCTCGCTCGTACTCGCGTTCAACCTGGCCGCCTACTTCGACTGTGCGGTTGAGGACCTATTCGACCCCGAGTTGGACGGCGAAAAATAG
- a CDS encoding WD40 repeat domain-containing protein codes for MLLAGTTDGVYTLTEVAGPAPPVAEKVLDASDLTRLAEFDAVEGVFAATYDGLFHSVDGREWTNLSLPEAHVCSVAVHPEGDTINAGTKPTRLFEASLDASPRLDDLTWRDVSAFDERRERSDWSLPRHDDLAIVRRLCTHPDVPDRLVTGVEVGGIHVSDDRTESLETRSVSGFDAPHTDDIHHIELEDSDTLVASTGSGLYRTTDLGQTWTRLDTGHNQRYFRESFAHDGRNLERVPSQRPKRLPAAGVQLRARYSHRRTKVRSFDGRRMVGRLQGRFPTPRRCSIGIFH; via the coding sequence ATGCTCCTCGCTGGAACGACCGACGGCGTCTACACACTCACCGAGGTTGCGGGCCCTGCGCCGCCAGTCGCTGAGAAAGTTCTCGACGCATCGGACTTAACTCGCCTCGCGGAATTCGACGCTGTGGAGGGCGTGTTCGCAGCGACCTACGACGGACTGTTCCACTCTGTCGATGGCCGCGAGTGGACGAACCTTTCCCTCCCAGAAGCGCACGTGTGCTCGGTCGCAGTACACCCTGAAGGCGATACAATCAACGCGGGGACGAAGCCAACACGCCTGTTCGAAGCGTCACTCGACGCTTCGCCTCGTCTCGATGACCTGACCTGGAGGGACGTTTCTGCGTTCGACGAACGGCGCGAGCGAAGCGACTGGAGTCTTCCCCGACACGACGACCTCGCAATCGTTCGCAGACTCTGTACGCATCCCGACGTTCCAGACCGCCTCGTTACCGGCGTCGAAGTGGGCGGCATCCACGTGAGCGACGACCGAACTGAATCACTGGAAACGCGCTCAGTGAGTGGCTTCGATGCTCCACACACGGACGATATCCACCACATCGAACTGGAAGACAGCGACACGCTCGTCGCCTCGACGGGCAGTGGCCTGTATCGCACGACAGACCTCGGGCAGACGTGGACGCGATTGGATACGGGCCACAACCAACGCTACTTCCGTGAATCGTTCGCTCACGATGGACGGAATCTCGAACGTGTGCCGTCGCAACGCCCGAAGAGGCTGCCGGCGGCTGGTGTGCAGTTGAGGGCACGATATTCGCATCGACGTACAAAGGTCCGCTCTTTCGACGGGAGACGGATGGTTGGGAGATTGCAGGGACGATTCCCAACCCCGAGGAGGTGCTCAATCGGTATCTTCCATTGA
- a CDS encoding DEAD/DEAH box helicase — MHEDDTTTDGLALSGDDLAETYPPNRYRGQVKAKFNIPAREAQTVPATECLPPELATRLPFDPWTHQATALSALDRGANVCVATSTSSGKTLVYALHIARRYLENPETRALIVYPTKALSRDQEKELNDLFDTLGLDITVGVYDGDTKSSEKGRIREEANVVITNFVGLNQYLEGHHLWADFHANCELVVVDEAHVWTGLSGMHVAWILRRLQRVVDWYGGDPQYALTTATIGNPAVHAHALTGQPATVVEEDGSPRGERDLVFWDPPQSGSESDSGLEDSGWTPLAKRPATVEAPEVWAHLCAGGVQSLLFCPSRKLTELAVDRGKNFLREANPLADDLPALEPYNAGHGKESRRATEYQLKKGLLDGVATTSALEVGINIGGVDGTVLMGYPGSRQSFWQRIGRSGRDEREALSVFVPNHSTLDQYILHHPEYVLEEDHESAVVDLENNPVYLQHVNCAAQELPLTWVDADRFGGESRLERAVEYGRRTGSLEGTLDGGVMYAHRDRPQDAVSLYASGGNAFDVRCPRRESFDHQPIGRDRAYRDYHEGATVLYQGDQYQVTTLREDVPQPFVELEPVNVGYYTESQGQVHIFDTEVEEFRMIGPFRLNWGYGTVSVHYASYLKRDIGSGDVHDIGLETGLPPLEMRTQLCWVEVPDELELAMLSKHSDYQNPECTDLPPRLHGYLGGIHAVEHAMIGVAPLELKVDATDLGGLATNRLPGTPESSGWFIYDGVEGGMGFSRAIYDHFEAVARRAYDLIADCSCGRDEGCPACTMDVRCGNDNRPLYSPAATDVLQYLLGNLRREELETYIDDETIEELRGQRPKGSIS, encoded by the coding sequence ATGCACGAAGACGACACCACCACAGACGGACTGGCGCTTTCCGGCGACGACCTCGCAGAGACGTACCCACCGAATCGCTACCGGGGGCAGGTCAAGGCGAAGTTCAATATTCCCGCACGTGAGGCGCAAACAGTCCCGGCCACCGAGTGTCTGCCGCCCGAACTCGCCACGCGCCTGCCGTTCGACCCGTGGACCCATCAGGCGACGGCCCTCTCCGCGCTTGACCGGGGAGCGAACGTCTGTGTCGCGACCAGTACCTCCTCGGGGAAGACGCTCGTCTACGCCCTCCACATCGCCCGCAGATATCTCGAAAACCCAGAGACGCGGGCGCTCATCGTCTACCCGACGAAGGCGCTCAGTCGCGACCAGGAGAAGGAACTGAACGACCTCTTCGACACACTCGGCCTCGACATCACCGTCGGCGTCTACGACGGCGACACCAAATCGAGCGAGAAGGGGCGCATCCGCGAGGAGGCGAACGTCGTCATCACGAACTTCGTCGGCCTCAACCAGTACCTCGAAGGTCACCACCTGTGGGCCGACTTCCACGCAAATTGCGAACTGGTCGTCGTGGACGAAGCCCACGTCTGGACCGGCCTGAGCGGGATGCACGTCGCGTGGATTCTCCGTCGCCTCCAGCGCGTCGTCGACTGGTACGGCGGCGACCCGCAGTACGCCCTCACGACGGCGACCATCGGAAATCCCGCTGTCCACGCCCATGCCCTGACCGGCCAGCCGGCAACCGTCGTAGAAGAAGACGGGTCGCCACGCGGCGAGCGCGACCTCGTGTTCTGGGACCCACCACAGAGTGGGAGTGAGTCGGATAGCGGACTCGAAGACTCCGGGTGGACGCCGCTCGCGAAACGGCCAGCGACCGTCGAAGCCCCCGAAGTCTGGGCGCACCTCTGTGCCGGCGGCGTCCAGTCGCTGTTGTTCTGTCCCTCGCGAAAACTCACGGAACTCGCCGTAGACAGGGGCAAAAACTTCCTCCGGGAGGCGAACCCGCTGGCGGACGACCTGCCTGCGCTCGAACCGTACAACGCCGGCCACGGCAAGGAGTCGCGCCGGGCGACCGAGTACCAGTTGAAAAAGGGCTTGCTCGACGGCGTGGCCACGACGAGTGCCCTCGAAGTGGGCATCAACATCGGCGGCGTCGACGGGACGGTGCTCATGGGCTATCCCGGCTCTCGTCAGTCGTTCTGGCAGCGAATCGGCCGCTCCGGACGCGACGAGCGCGAGGCGCTCTCGGTGTTCGTCCCCAACCACTCGACGCTCGACCAGTACATCCTCCACCACCCCGAGTACGTGCTGGAGGAAGACCACGAGAGCGCCGTCGTCGATTTGGAAAACAATCCGGTTTACCTTCAGCACGTCAACTGCGCCGCCCAGGAGTTGCCACTGACGTGGGTAGACGCCGACCGCTTTGGTGGGGAGTCGCGACTCGAACGCGCCGTCGAGTACGGCCGACGAACCGGGTCGCTCGAAGGCACGCTCGACGGCGGGGTCATGTACGCCCACCGCGACCGCCCGCAGGACGCGGTGAGCCTCTACGCCTCGGGCGGCAACGCCTTCGACGTTCGGTGTCCGAGACGGGAGTCGTTCGACCACCAGCCAATCGGCCGTGACCGCGCCTACCGGGACTACCACGAGGGCGCGACCGTCCTCTACCAGGGCGACCAGTACCAGGTCACGACGCTCCGAGAGGACGTACCCCAGCCGTTCGTCGAACTCGAACCCGTGAACGTCGGCTACTACACCGAATCGCAGGGACAGGTCCACATCTTCGACACCGAGGTCGAAGAGTTCCGGATGATTGGCCCGTTCAGGCTCAACTGGGGCTACGGCACGGTGTCGGTCCACTACGCCTCCTACCTGAAACGCGACATCGGGTCGGGAGACGTCCACGACATCGGCCTCGAGACGGGACTTCCACCGCTCGAAATGCGCACCCAACTGTGCTGGGTCGAAGTCCCCGACGAACTCGAACTCGCCATGCTCTCGAAGCACAGCGACTACCAGAATCCCGAGTGTACGGACCTGCCGCCGCGCCTCCACGGCTACCTCGGCGGGATTCACGCCGTCGAACACGCGATGATTGGCGTCGCACCGCTCGAACTCAAGGTGGACGCCACCGACCTCGGCGGCCTCGCGACCAACCGCCTGCCCGGGACGCCCGAATCGAGCGGCTGGTTCATCTACGACGGCGTCGAGGGCGGGATGGGCTTTTCGCGCGCCATCTACGACCACTTCGAGGCGGTCGCGCGTCGCGCCTACGACCTCATCGCCGACTGCTCGTGCGGTCGCGACGAGGGCTGTCCGGCCTGCACGATGGACGTTCGTTGCGGAAACGACAACCGACCGCTCTACTCGCCCGCGGCGACGGACGTGTTGCAGTACCTCCTCGGAAATCTGCGGCGGGAGGAACTGGAGACGTACATCGACGACGAAACAATCGAGGAGTTGCGCGGACAGCGGCCAAAAGGGTCGATTTCGTAG